A window from Lagopus muta isolate bLagMut1 chromosome 5, bLagMut1 primary, whole genome shotgun sequence encodes these proteins:
- the ZP4 gene encoding zona pellucida sperm-binding protein 4 isoform X3: MGVVGQAMAVFGALSFLGLLGPLALVVGTWSRPFVDPDLLFCGQGSLQLKFPPGWEGNASFVLTAWDTEGRAHALQNDSGCGLWVSESPDGSMVVSVSYTSCYVFGWDGNYFIIVGLEGTDAAGQKVLHEEKLFMCPADLPALDAPSSGVCSAVHSQDRLPCASLPISQGDCEVRGCCYNPRDKVKTCYYGNTVTAHCTPDGQFSIAVSRDVTLPPVILDSVHLASGRSAGCIPVMKNNAFVVYQFPLSACGTTFQVTGDHAIYENELVASRDVNMGNLGSITRDSTFRLHVRCSYAITGSFVPLSVQVFTLPPLPAVSQPGPLSLELRIASDERYSSYYTDTDYPIVKALRDPIYIEVRILQRTDPDLVLLLHHCWATPSINPHQQTQWPVLVNGCPYSGDNYQTQLVPLSTASGLLFPSHYQRFTLYTFTFVDSASQELLSGLVYLHCSASVCHRSVQESCTNTCPARASSSEG; this comes from the exons ATGGGTGTTGTAGGGCAGGCCATGGCTGTGTTTGGAGCTTTGTCTTTCTTGGGGTTGCTTGGTCCCCTTGCTTTGGTTGTGGGGACTTGGAGTAGGCCTTTTGTTGACCCCGACTTGTTGTTTTGTGGCCAAGGGAGCTTGCAGCTCAAGTTTCCCCCAGGCTGGGAAGGGAATGCTTCTTTTGTGCTGACTGCTTGGG ATACTGAAGGGAGGGCACATGCTCTGCAGAATGATTCTGGCTGTGGTCTCTGGGTATCTGAATCTCCGGATGGCTCCATGGTAGTGTCAGTTTCCTACACCAGCTGCTATGTCTTTGGATGG GATGGCAATTACTTTATAAttgttgggctggaagggacagATGCTGCTGGACAAAAGGTTCTTCATGAAGAGAAGCTGTTTATGTGCCCTGCAGACCTTCCTG CACTGGATGCTCCTAGCAGTGGTGTCTGTTCTGCTGTCCACAGCCAGGACCGGCTGCCCTGTGCCTCTTTACCCATCAGCCAGGGAGACTGTGAAGTGCGAGGCTGTTGTTACAACCCTAGAGACAAAGTCAAGACTTGCTACTATGGTAACACAG TGACAGCACACTGCACACCAGATGGTCAGTTTTCCATTGCTGTCTCTCGAGATGTGACCCTGCCACCTGTTATCCTGGACTCTGTGCATCTAGCCAGTGGGCGCAGTGCTGGCTGCATCCCTGTAATGAAAAACAATGCCTTTGTTGTGTACCAGTTCCCACTCTCTGCCTGTGGCACTACTTTTCAG GTGACTGGAGACCATGCCATATATGAGAATGAGTTGGTGGCATCCAGGGATGTGAATATGGGGAACCTTGGTTCTATCACTAGGGACAGCACTTTCAG GTTACATGTCCGCTGTAGTTATGCCATCACTGGGAGTTTTGTCCCCTTGAGTGTTCAGGTCTTCACACTGCCACCGCTCCCTGCTGTCTCCCAGCCTGGTCCTCTGTCCTTGGAGCTGCGTATTGCCTCAG ATGAACGATATAGTTCCTACTACACTGACACTGACTATCCCATTGTGAAGGCTCTAAGAGACCCTATTTACATAGAAGTTAGGATCCTTCAGAGGACAGACCCTGACCTGGTTCTATTACTGCACCACTGCTGGGCCACACCAAGTATAAATCCTCATCAACAGACACAGTGGCCTGTCCTGGTGAATGG GTGCCCTTATTCAGGAGACAACTATCAGACACAGCTGGTACCTCTTAGTACTGCCTCAGGATTActctttccatcacattatcAGCGCTTCACCCTCTACACATTTACCTTTGTGGACTCTGCATCCCAAGAGCTGCTTTCTGGGCTG GTGTACCTGCACTGCAGTGCCTCAGTGTGCCACCGGTCTGTGCAGGAGTCCTGCACCAACACTTGTCCTGCTAGAGCCA GCTCGTCTGAGGGTTGA
- the LOC125694068 gene encoding cytochrome P450 2C9-like: MLLLGAASVVLLICVACLLSIAQWRKRSGKGKMPEGPAPLPIVGNMLQVKPKDLAKTLEKLSEKYGPVFSVQLGSTPVVVLSGYEVVKEALIDRADEFAARGHMPIGDRANKGLGIIFSNNEGWLQVRRFALTTLRNFGMGKRSIEERIQEEAEHLLEEITKTNRMPFDPTYKLSCAVSNVICSIVFGKRYDYKDKKFLSLMNNTNKIFELMNSRWGQFYQMFSYILDYLPGPHNKIFKEIDALKAFVAEEIKLHQVSLDPSAPQDFIDCFLSKMQEEKDNPKSHFHITNLITSTFDLFIAGTETTSTTLRYGLLLLLKYPKIQEKVQEEIDRVVGRSRRPCVADRTQMPYTDAVVHEIQRFITLIPTSLPHAVTKDIHLRDYIIPKGTTIYPLLSTALYDSKEFPNPTEFNPGHFLNQNGTFRKSEFFIPFSAGKRICPGEGLARMEIFLVLTAILQNFTVKPVVSPDELSITPTLSGTGNVPPYYQLCAIPR; the protein is encoded by the exons ATGTTGCTCCTGGGAGCAGCAAGCGTTGTCCTCCTGATCTGTGTGGCTTGCCTGCTCTCCATCGCACAATGGAGAAAAAGGTCTGGAAAGGGGAAGATGCCTGAGGGACCAGCTCCCCTTCCCATCGTAGGGAACATGCTTCAGGTGAAACCAAAGGATTTAGCCAAAACTCTTGAGAAG CTCTCTGAAAAATACGGGCCGGTCTTCTCAGTGCAACTGGGTTCAACTCCAGTAGTGGTGCTGTCTGGATATGAGGTGGTGAAAGAAGCCTTGATTGATCGTGCGGATGAGTTTGCCGCCAGGGGACACATGCCTATTGGAGACCGGGCTAACAAAGGATTAG gcattattttcagcaaCAACGAGGGATGGTTACAAGTTCGGCGGTTTGCTCTCACCACTCTGCGCAACtttgggatggggaagaggagcaTAGAAGAGAGGATCCAGGAGGAAGCTGAGCACTTGCTTGAAGAGATCACAAAAACAAATA GAATGCCCTTCGACCCAACGTACAAGCTGAGCTGCGCTGTCTCCAATGTCATATGTTCCATCGTCTTTGGGAAACGATATGACTATAAAGACAAAAAGTTCCTGTCCCTGATGAACAACAcgaacaaaatatttgaattgaTGAATTCCCGCTGGGGACAG ttttaCCAAATGTTCTCCTACATCCTGGATTATTTGCCCGGCCCACACAACAAGATATTCAAAGAAATTGATGCTTTAAAAGCCTTTGTGGCAGAGGAGATAAAGCTGCACCAAGTCTCCCTGGATCCCAGCGCCCCCCAGGATTTCATTGACTGTTTCCTCAGCAAAATGCAGGAG GAAAAAGACAATCCCAAATCACACTTCCACATCACAAACCTGATAACCTCAACCTTTGACTTGTTCATTGCTGGAACAGAGACAACAAGCACCACTCTACGATACGGACTTCTGCTTCTCCTCAAATATCCAAAGATACAAG AGAAAGTTCAAGAAGAGATTGATCGGGTAGTAGGACGATCACGAAGACCTTGCGTGGCTGACCGGACCCAGATGCCCTACACAGATGCAGTGGTCCATGAAATCCAGCGCTTCATCACCCTCATCCCTACGAGCCTCCCTCATGCTGTCACTAAAGACATCCACTTGAGAGACTACATCATTCCCAAG GGTACCACCATCTATCCCCTCCTCAGTACCGCACTGTATGACAGCAAGGAGTTTCCAAACCCAACTGAGTTTAATCCTGGACATTTCTTGAACCAGAATGGCACCTTTAGGAAGAGCGAGTTCTTCATTCCCTTCTCAGCAG GGAAACGAATTTGCCCTGGAGAGGGCCTGGCACGCATGGAGATATTCTTAGTCTTGACCGCCATCCTGCAGAACTTCACCGTGAAGCCTGTTGTCAGCCCTGACGAACTCAGCATCACCCCAACACTGAGTGGGACAGGAAATGTTCCTCCCTACTACCAGCTCTGTGCTATCCCCCGCTGA
- the ZP4 gene encoding zona pellucida sperm-binding protein 4 isoform X1 has product MGVVGQAMAVFGALSFLGLLGPLALVVGTWSRPFVDPDLLFCGQGSLQLKFPPGWEGNASFVLTAWDTEGRAHALQNDSGCGLWVSESPDGSMVVSVSYTSCYVFGWDGNYFIIVGLEGTDAAGQKVLHEEKLFMCPADLPALDAPSSGVCSAVHSQDRLPCASLPISQGDCEVRGCCYNPRDKVKTCYYGNTVTAHCTPDGQFSIAVSRDVTLPPVILDSVHLASGRSAGCIPVMKNNAFVVYQFPLSACGTTFQVTGDHAIYENELVASRDVNMGNLGSITRDSTFRLHVRCSYAITGSFVPLSVQVFTLPPLPAVSQPGPLSLELRIASDERYSSYYTDTDYPIVKALRDPIYIEVRILQRTDPDLVLLLHHCWATPSINPHQQTQWPVLVNGCPYSGDNYQTQLVPLSTASGLLFPSHYQRFTLYTFTFVDSASQELLSGLVYLHCSASVCHRSVQESCTNTCPARARGKRSAEYTLKDSASRVSSKGPVIFLQDELRQVADVDDFRAAAAPWALGFAAVAAGAVLSMVLVAAVLWWRK; this is encoded by the exons ATGGGTGTTGTAGGGCAGGCCATGGCTGTGTTTGGAGCTTTGTCTTTCTTGGGGTTGCTTGGTCCCCTTGCTTTGGTTGTGGGGACTTGGAGTAGGCCTTTTGTTGACCCCGACTTGTTGTTTTGTGGCCAAGGGAGCTTGCAGCTCAAGTTTCCCCCAGGCTGGGAAGGGAATGCTTCTTTTGTGCTGACTGCTTGGG ATACTGAAGGGAGGGCACATGCTCTGCAGAATGATTCTGGCTGTGGTCTCTGGGTATCTGAATCTCCGGATGGCTCCATGGTAGTGTCAGTTTCCTACACCAGCTGCTATGTCTTTGGATGG GATGGCAATTACTTTATAAttgttgggctggaagggacagATGCTGCTGGACAAAAGGTTCTTCATGAAGAGAAGCTGTTTATGTGCCCTGCAGACCTTCCTG CACTGGATGCTCCTAGCAGTGGTGTCTGTTCTGCTGTCCACAGCCAGGACCGGCTGCCCTGTGCCTCTTTACCCATCAGCCAGGGAGACTGTGAAGTGCGAGGCTGTTGTTACAACCCTAGAGACAAAGTCAAGACTTGCTACTATGGTAACACAG TGACAGCACACTGCACACCAGATGGTCAGTTTTCCATTGCTGTCTCTCGAGATGTGACCCTGCCACCTGTTATCCTGGACTCTGTGCATCTAGCCAGTGGGCGCAGTGCTGGCTGCATCCCTGTAATGAAAAACAATGCCTTTGTTGTGTACCAGTTCCCACTCTCTGCCTGTGGCACTACTTTTCAG GTGACTGGAGACCATGCCATATATGAGAATGAGTTGGTGGCATCCAGGGATGTGAATATGGGGAACCTTGGTTCTATCACTAGGGACAGCACTTTCAG GTTACATGTCCGCTGTAGTTATGCCATCACTGGGAGTTTTGTCCCCTTGAGTGTTCAGGTCTTCACACTGCCACCGCTCCCTGCTGTCTCCCAGCCTGGTCCTCTGTCCTTGGAGCTGCGTATTGCCTCAG ATGAACGATATAGTTCCTACTACACTGACACTGACTATCCCATTGTGAAGGCTCTAAGAGACCCTATTTACATAGAAGTTAGGATCCTTCAGAGGACAGACCCTGACCTGGTTCTATTACTGCACCACTGCTGGGCCACACCAAGTATAAATCCTCATCAACAGACACAGTGGCCTGTCCTGGTGAATGG GTGCCCTTATTCAGGAGACAACTATCAGACACAGCTGGTACCTCTTAGTACTGCCTCAGGATTActctttccatcacattatcAGCGCTTCACCCTCTACACATTTACCTTTGTGGACTCTGCATCCCAAGAGCTGCTTTCTGGGCTG GTGTACCTGCACTGCAGTGCCTCAGTGTGCCACCGGTCTGTGCAGGAGTCCTGCACCAACACTTGTCCTGCTAGAGCCA GAGGTAAAAGAAGTGCTGAGTATACCCTTAAGGACAGTGCCTCCCGTGTTTCCAGCAAAGGCCCTGTTATTTTCCTGCAGGATGAGCTAAGACAAGTAGCTGATGTGGATGACTTCA gagcagctgcagccccttgGGCTCtgggttttgctgctgtggctgctggggcagtgctgagcatgGTGTtggtggctgctgtgctgtggtggaGAAAGTGA
- the LOC125694064 gene encoding uncharacterized protein LOC125694064 isoform X1 — translation MFAWHRSFPLGAPWKRGKKSPPAEDKVVLTHMKILSNEGIQNPGLVPEAPADAACTEEPHLPSTNFPQDCQGCPNATAITADTDYAEAPAGTDYVATLPDLSSFESKCRLHRFSKFESEDSGVELPSGANSPSTPTGSEKSFVLHSRDSFCDSGVLSTSSSPEIDHLIMRACKERARKVGQQGVESEKKDELYSQESDVVEVPTPSLEDFGVPQEGENPDEHFDQSERQSLEKEPSPETNSPTESTLPTPIPIEEPKTIADNYTETFGSTQDLQLHGHQLKKYPTSDSLDEYMNECCRLSEVNQGNSKALGSGLGYLEHICQLIEKIGQLQEHNLRLQKQVCSLQKEQKMSQIKEEYLMQHCSCGAASVFLNSYQDMKTFLAGRSRPHSLLVQTGNPSDLSIIPEIGANTDKLSDYCGSERYPESGNSHPTAGLRKLSNNRNKENEFREGGGMAERQAFPPKDSAARKGLETSKNCSGESHAWGRMRDLMRKTRLRNQSKLGLSSAALKRSCPQLYRPDIMSSELRKAERTERNSMIVLGQNTKNENIWPF, via the exons GTAAGAAGAGTCCACCTGCTGAGGACAAAGTAGTGCTAACACATATGAAGATATTGAGCAATGAAGGAATTCAGAACCCAGGGCTAGTACCAGAGGCTCCTGCTGATGCAGCCTGTACTGAGGAACCCCATCTTCCCAGCACAAATTTCCCACAGGACTGCCAGGGATGTCCAAATGCCACAGCCATAACAGCAGACACAGACTATGCAGAAGCCCCAGCAGGCACAGATTATGTAGCCACACTGCCTGACCTCAGCAGCTTTGAGTCCAAGTGCCGCCTTCACAGATTCTCCAAATTTGAATCTGAGGACTCGGGAGTTGAGCTGCCAAGCGGAGCTAACTCTCCATCAACGCCAACGGGCTCAGAGAAGAGCTTTGTTCTTCACAGCAGAGACTCATTTTGTGACTCAGGTGTGCTTAGCACCTCATCTTCTCCAGAAATTGACCACCTGATAATGAGAGCATGTAAAGAGCGTGCCAGGAAGGTTGGCCAGCAAGGTGTGGAgagtgaaaagaaagatgagcTCTATAGCCAGGAGTCAGACGTGGTGGAGGTTCCCACACCTTCCCTTGAAGACTTCGGTGTTcctcaggaaggagaaaatcctGATGAGCATTTTGACCAGAGTGAAAGGCAATCTCTGGAAAAAGAACCATCCCCAGAGACGAACTCCCCCACAGAGAGCACTCTTCCCACCCCGATTCCCATAGAGGAGCCAAAAACAATTGCTGACAATTACACAGAGACCTTTGGCAGTACACAAGACCTTCAGCTCCATGGACATCAGCTGAAGAAGTACCCCACAAGTGACAGCCTGGACGAATACATGAATGAATGCTGTAGACTGAGTGAG GTGAACCAAGGGAACAGCAAAGCCCTGGGATCTGGCCTGGGATACCTGGAACACATTTGCCAACTGATTGAGAAGATTGGGCAGCTGCAGGAACACAACCTGCGGCTCCAAAAGCAAGTCTGCAGCttacagaaagagcagaagatgaGCCAGATAAAAGAG GAGTACCTCATGCAGCATTGCTCCTGTGGAGCTGCCAGCGTGTTCCTCAACTCGTACCAAGACATGAAGACATTTTTGGCAGGGAGAAGCAGACCTCATAGCCTCTTGGTTCAGACTGGAAACCCTTCTGATCTTTCAATCATCCCAGAAATAGGAGCAAACACCGACAAGCTCAGCGACTACTGTG GAAGTGAGAGATACCCAGAATCAGGAAACAGCCATCCAACAGCAGGGCTCAGGAAGTTGTCGAACAATAGGAACAAGGAAAATGAGTTCAGAGAAGGTGGTGGCATGGCCGAAAGACAGGCTTTTCCACCAAAGGATTCTGCAGCCAGAAAG gGTCTGGAGACCAGCAAGAACTGTTCG GGTGAGAGCCATGCGTGGGGGAGAATGAGAGATCTTATGAGGAAGACAAGGCTGAGAAACCAAAGCAAGCTGGGGctgtcctctgctgctctgaagagGTCCTGCCCACAGTTGTACAG gCCTGACATTATGTCTTCAGAGCTGAGGaaagctgagagaactgagagGAACTCCATGATTGTTTTGGGGCAAAatacaaagaatgaaaacataTGGCCTTTCTGA
- the LOC125694064 gene encoding uncharacterized protein LOC125694064 isoform X2, giving the protein MLRSLFSGCLCPHAGKKSPPAEDKVVLTHMKILSNEGIQNPGLVPEAPADAACTEEPHLPSTNFPQDCQGCPNATAITADTDYAEAPAGTDYVATLPDLSSFESKCRLHRFSKFESEDSGVELPSGANSPSTPTGSEKSFVLHSRDSFCDSGVLSTSSSPEIDHLIMRACKERARKVGQQGVESEKKDELYSQESDVVEVPTPSLEDFGVPQEGENPDEHFDQSERQSLEKEPSPETNSPTESTLPTPIPIEEPKTIADNYTETFGSTQDLQLHGHQLKKYPTSDSLDEYMNECCRLSEVNQGNSKALGSGLGYLEHICQLIEKIGQLQEHNLRLQKQVCSLQKEQKMSQIKEEYLMQHCSCGAASVFLNSYQDMKTFLAGRSRPHSLLVQTGNPSDLSIIPEIGANTDKLSDYCGSERYPESGNSHPTAGLRKLSNNRNKENEFREGGGMAERQAFPPKDSAARKGLETSKNCSGESHAWGRMRDLMRKTRLRNQSKLGLSSAALKRSCPQLYRPDIMSSELRKAERTERNSMIVLGQNTKNENIWPF; this is encoded by the exons GTAAGAAGAGTCCACCTGCTGAGGACAAAGTAGTGCTAACACATATGAAGATATTGAGCAATGAAGGAATTCAGAACCCAGGGCTAGTACCAGAGGCTCCTGCTGATGCAGCCTGTACTGAGGAACCCCATCTTCCCAGCACAAATTTCCCACAGGACTGCCAGGGATGTCCAAATGCCACAGCCATAACAGCAGACACAGACTATGCAGAAGCCCCAGCAGGCACAGATTATGTAGCCACACTGCCTGACCTCAGCAGCTTTGAGTCCAAGTGCCGCCTTCACAGATTCTCCAAATTTGAATCTGAGGACTCGGGAGTTGAGCTGCCAAGCGGAGCTAACTCTCCATCAACGCCAACGGGCTCAGAGAAGAGCTTTGTTCTTCACAGCAGAGACTCATTTTGTGACTCAGGTGTGCTTAGCACCTCATCTTCTCCAGAAATTGACCACCTGATAATGAGAGCATGTAAAGAGCGTGCCAGGAAGGTTGGCCAGCAAGGTGTGGAgagtgaaaagaaagatgagcTCTATAGCCAGGAGTCAGACGTGGTGGAGGTTCCCACACCTTCCCTTGAAGACTTCGGTGTTcctcaggaaggagaaaatcctGATGAGCATTTTGACCAGAGTGAAAGGCAATCTCTGGAAAAAGAACCATCCCCAGAGACGAACTCCCCCACAGAGAGCACTCTTCCCACCCCGATTCCCATAGAGGAGCCAAAAACAATTGCTGACAATTACACAGAGACCTTTGGCAGTACACAAGACCTTCAGCTCCATGGACATCAGCTGAAGAAGTACCCCACAAGTGACAGCCTGGACGAATACATGAATGAATGCTGTAGACTGAGTGAG GTGAACCAAGGGAACAGCAAAGCCCTGGGATCTGGCCTGGGATACCTGGAACACATTTGCCAACTGATTGAGAAGATTGGGCAGCTGCAGGAACACAACCTGCGGCTCCAAAAGCAAGTCTGCAGCttacagaaagagcagaagatgaGCCAGATAAAAGAG GAGTACCTCATGCAGCATTGCTCCTGTGGAGCTGCCAGCGTGTTCCTCAACTCGTACCAAGACATGAAGACATTTTTGGCAGGGAGAAGCAGACCTCATAGCCTCTTGGTTCAGACTGGAAACCCTTCTGATCTTTCAATCATCCCAGAAATAGGAGCAAACACCGACAAGCTCAGCGACTACTGTG GAAGTGAGAGATACCCAGAATCAGGAAACAGCCATCCAACAGCAGGGCTCAGGAAGTTGTCGAACAATAGGAACAAGGAAAATGAGTTCAGAGAAGGTGGTGGCATGGCCGAAAGACAGGCTTTTCCACCAAAGGATTCTGCAGCCAGAAAG gGTCTGGAGACCAGCAAGAACTGTTCG GGTGAGAGCCATGCGTGGGGGAGAATGAGAGATCTTATGAGGAAGACAAGGCTGAGAAACCAAAGCAAGCTGGGGctgtcctctgctgctctgaagagGTCCTGCCCACAGTTGTACAG gCCTGACATTATGTCTTCAGAGCTGAGGaaagctgagagaactgagagGAACTCCATGATTGTTTTGGGGCAAAatacaaagaatgaaaacataTGGCCTTTCTGA